One Olsenella sp. oral taxon 807 DNA segment encodes these proteins:
- a CDS encoding ABC transporter ATP-binding protein — MIRLEHVSKSYDGGRTRAVNELSLEIPSGQIFGLLGPNGAGKSTLLNMIVGVLSPDVGRIEVDGTDLVKDPIEAKRRLCYVSDSPDHLLRLKGYEYLRFVADIYGVSEDTRATRAPMLVRRFGMEDALEKQLLSYSHGMRQKMMVIGALLPDPDVWILDEPMVGLDPRAARILKDSMRAHADAGRTVLFSTHVLDVAERVVDRVGVIARGELLFQGSVEDLHTRFSADESLEDMFLELTEEGSPFRKVSASLPVAKSPI, encoded by the coding sequence GTGATACGGCTTGAGCATGTGAGCAAGTCCTACGACGGGGGCCGTACTCGCGCCGTGAACGAGCTCTCGCTCGAGATACCTTCTGGTCAGATATTCGGACTCCTCGGACCAAATGGTGCGGGTAAGTCGACGCTGCTCAACATGATAGTGGGTGTGCTCTCGCCTGATGTGGGTCGTATAGAGGTCGATGGCACCGATCTTGTAAAGGATCCCATTGAGGCTAAGCGACGTCTTTGCTATGTGAGCGACTCCCCGGACCATCTCCTGCGTCTGAAGGGCTATGAGTACCTGCGCTTCGTTGCCGATATCTACGGTGTGTCCGAGGACACGCGAGCGACGCGTGCCCCGATGCTTGTGCGACGGTTTGGCATGGAGGATGCGCTAGAAAAGCAGCTTCTCTCCTACTCCCATGGCATGCGCCAGAAGATGATGGTTATAGGGGCACTGTTACCTGATCCCGATGTCTGGATCTTGGATGAGCCCATGGTTGGCCTTGACCCGAGAGCTGCTCGCATCCTTAAGGACAGCATGCGAGCCCATGCTGATGCGGGAAGGACCGTCCTCTTTTCCACTCACGTGCTTGACGTTGCCGAGAGGGTCGTGGACCGTGTGGGTGTGATCGCTCGTGGTGAACTGCTTTTCCAAGGAAGTGTGGAGGATCTGCACACACGCTTTAGCGCGGATGAGTCCTTAGAGGATATGTTTCTTGAGCTAACGGAGGAGGGCTCACCGTTTCGGAAGGTGTCCGCATCGTTACCTGTCGCTAAGTCTCCAATCTGA
- the rpmF gene encoding 50S ribosomal protein L32 → MAVPKQRKGRGATHTRRSANSKLAVSPRSVCPQCGSIKLPHHVCPNCGYYRDREVVVTE, encoded by the coding sequence ATGGCAGTACCTAAGCAAAGGAAGGGTCGTGGCGCCACGCACACCCGTCGCTCGGCTAACAGTAAGCTCGCCGTCTCGCCACGCTCGGTGTGTCCACAGTGCGGTTCAATCAAACTTCCGCATCATGTGTGCCCCAACTGCGGCTATTATAGGGATCGCGAGGTCGTTGTCACTGAGTAG